A single genomic interval of Ovis aries strain OAR_USU_Benz2616 breed Rambouillet chromosome 9, ARS-UI_Ramb_v3.0, whole genome shotgun sequence harbors:
- the CCN3 gene encoding CCN family member 3, with protein sequence MRATGESLNMQGAQSPSLGLPKQCLCLAFLLLRLLGQVAAAERCPSSCPAACPPEPPTCAPGVRAVLDDCSCCLVCARQRGETCSVLLPCEESRGLFCDRRADPSAQTGICMAVEGDNCVFDGVIYQSGETFQPSCKYQCACQDGQVGCVPRCEEDLLLPQPDCPAPRKVKVPGECCEKWICDTKETGTLGGLQTLPAYRPEATLGVAVSDSSVNCIEQTTEWSACSKSCGMGFSTRVTNRNPHCEMVKQTRLCMVRPCDQEHRQPTDKKGKKCLRSIKSLKAIHLQFENCTSLHTYKPRFCGICSDGRCCTPHNTKTIQVEFQCSPGQILKKPVMVIGTCTCHNNCPHSNSSFL encoded by the exons ATGAGAGCGACAGGGGAAAGCCTGAACATGCAGGGTGCGCAGAGCCCGAGTCTCGGTCTGCCCAAGCAGTGCCTCTGCCTGGCTTTCCTGCTCCTCCGTCTCCTGGGACAG GTCGCTGCGGCTGAGCGTTGCCCCTCCTCGTGCCCAGCCGCGTGCCCCCCAGAGCCTCCGACCTGCGCCCCTGGGGTGAGAGCGGTGCTGGACGACTGCTCTTGCTGCCTCGTGTGCGCGCGGCAGCGCGGCGAGACTTGTTCGGTGCTGTTGCCGTGCGAGGAGAGCCGCGGCCTCTTCTGCGACCGCAGAGCGGACCCCAGCGCCCAGACTGGCATCTGCATGG CGGTAGAAGGAGACAACTGTGTGTTCGATGGAGTCATCTACCAGAGTGGGGAGACCTTCCAGCCAAGTTGCAAATACCAGTGCGCCTGCCAAGATGGACAGGTTGGCTGTGTGCCCCGCTGTGAAGAGGACTTGCTACTGCCCCAGCCCGACTGCCCAGCTCCCAGAAAAGTTAAAGTGCCAGGGGAGTGCTGTGAAAAGTGGATCTGTGACACCAAAGAGACGGGGACATTAGGGGGCCTCCAGACCCTTCCAG CCTACAGGCCAGAAGCCACTCTAGGAGTTGCAGTCTCGGACTCCAGTGTCAACTGCATCGAACAGACCACAGAGTGGAGTGCATGTTCCAAGAGCTGTGGCATGGGTTTTTCCACCCGAGTCACCAACAGGAATCCTCACTGTGAAATGGTGAAGCAGACCCGGCTCTGCATGGTGCGGCCCTGTGACCAAGAGCACAGGCAGCCAACAGACAAG aaaggaaaaaagtgtctCCGTAGCATCAAGTCACTCAAAGCCATCCACCTGCAGTTTGAGAACTGCACAAGCCTGCACACCTACAAGCCCAGGTTCTGTGGGATCTGTAGTGATGGCCGATGCTGCACTCCCCACAACACCAAAACCATCCAGGTGGAGTTCCAGTGCTCCCCAGGGCAGATCCTCAAGAAGCCAGTGATGGTCATCGGGACCTGTACCTGTCACAACAACTGTCCTCACAGCAACTCGTCTTTCCTCTAA